One stretch of Miscanthus floridulus cultivar M001 chromosome 18, ASM1932011v1, whole genome shotgun sequence DNA includes these proteins:
- the LOC136524670 gene encoding exocyst complex component EXO70C1-like, whose amino-acid sequence MEGWNGGLGSSWSYLQETVGSKVSSSSGTIVSRLSPGYASSGSRPSSFSMEAAMHFDSLRIHGDVNGHNVDDWEEAEEETGEERMDRIRILVQELFSAPSANCSTKLGDMSAVVERWLKELGLGWVLSHDDGASAWEEEELDRDYAWTWIRALDQIAQTICFMRPHFPDCGSVGLPGICEEQGKSVPNQYHLARFIQETMLKMLAFVDAVVAWDPYTTEEFLSMDLVMLQPYSKLINLLDVYDALSESSDKILMMFNSPTSVEVQRIENEMAILLSAYKSKLGEAIRSIMEKIRTKLLEDGDTSSTSLNPQGSSDIHKATRSVMTYIRFLWFNYSSVDAAISGKCVSHIENVLPLDNMIIEMVSCLREKLANISESFPDQGLRFLFLLNNSYFLLNSQSSYRLQRPWLPVDLNDQIEDYMERYLQVSWAPLLSCLFNTTPLCLGKNYSPLSKFESEFQKMYTTQKHWKVSDPELRRRLREVITDKIIPGYTEYIEDNKVTNPKFSPQELKAMLQELFEG is encoded by the coding sequence ATGGAGGGTTGGAATGGTGGCCTCGGGTCTTCTTGGAGCTACCTCCAGGAGACTGTTGGATCCAAGGTTAGCAGCTCCTCAGGTACCATAGTCTCGAGACTCTCTCCTGGCTACGCATCTAGCGGCTCTCGCCCCTCCAGTTTCTCAATGGAGGCGGCCATGCACTTTGACTCCTTGAGGATCCACGGGGACGTCAACGGCCACAACGTAGATGACTGGGAAGAAGCTGAGGAAGAAACGGGGGAGGAGCGCATGGACCGCATTAGAATCCTGGTCCAGGAATTATTCAGTGCGCCGTCGGCGAATTGCAGCACCAAACTCGGTGACATGAGTGCAGTAGTGGagagatggctcaaggagctggGCCTCGGCTGGGTTCTCAGCCACGACGATGGTGCATCTGCGTGGGAGGAAGAGGAACTCGATCGTGATTATGCATGGACCTGGATCCGGGCTCTCGACCAAATCGCGCAAACCATCTGTTTCATGAGGCCGCACTTTCCGGATTGTGGCTCCGTGGGCCTGCCCGGTATTTGTGAGGAACAAGGGAAATCTGTTCCAAATCAATACCATTTGGCGCGGTTCATCCAAGAAACCATGTTGAAAATGTTGGCTTTTGTTGACGCTGTAGTTGCTTGGGATCCCTACACGACAGAAGAATTTCTTTCAATGGATTTGGTTATGCTGCAACCATACAGTAAGCTCATTAACTTGCTGGATGTGTACGACGCTCTGTCTGAATCCTCAGACAAGATACTAATGATGTTTAATTCGCCAACATCTGTGGAAGTACAAAGGATAGAGAATGAAATGGCCATCCTTCTGTCGGCATATAAGAGCAAGTTGGGTGAGGCGATAAGGAGCATAATGGAGAAGATTAGAACCAAGTTGCTAGAGGATGGCGATACCTCGTCAACTTCTCTAAATCCACAAGGATCATCAGACATTCACAAGGCCACTCGGTCTGTAATGACATATATCAGGTTCCTATGGTTTAATTACTCGTCAGTGGATGCAGCTATAAGTGGGAAGTGTGTATCTCATATTGAAAATGTACTACCTTTGGATAACATGATCATAGAGATGGTGTCTTGTCTACGAGAAAAGCTTGCCAACATATCAGAATCATTTCCAGATCAAGGTCTCAGATTCTTATTCTTGCTCAACAATTCATACTTCCTCTTGAACTCCCAATCTTCCTACCGTCTCCAACGACCCTGGCTACCTGTCGATCTAAATGACCAAATCGAGGACTATATGGAGAGATATCTACAAGTATCATGGGCACCGTTGTTGTCATGCTTGTTCAATACTACGCCTCTTTGCTTGGGGAAAAACTACTCCCCGCTATCCAAGTTCGAGTCCGAATTTCAGAAAATGTACACCACCCAAAAGCACTGGAAGGTCTCAGATCCTGAGCTCAGGAGAAGGCTGCGCGAAGTTATCACGGACAAAATCATCCCAGGCTATACAGAATACATAGAGGATAACAAAGTTACCAACCCAAAATTCAGTCCCCAGGAGCTGAAAGCGATGCTGCAAGAGCTATTCGAAGgatga